In the Arachis ipaensis cultivar K30076 chromosome B10, Araip1.1, whole genome shotgun sequence genome, one interval contains:
- the LOC107620558 gene encoding uncharacterized protein LOC107620558 — MRFTKIAISIPNLHPEVELHAIKSGLRPGKFQETIAMAKPKTMAEFREKAKGQINIEELRQARKVEKPHYRDDDKTRDSKKNFKPIPRYETYTKFNTKRDDIIKEILNSKLIKPPRKAGSYPYSKGTDRSKYCSFHQKHRHNTDDCIIAKDLLERLARQGHLDKYISGHMQWRAPPLGDPSSVTQHGRDRDRPNNSHPELPTRTINCISGGFAGGGATSSARKRSYRAILSINADQSQQQLLPTSPQITFQKADHDNSVANLDDPVIISLQLGDLLVKKVLLEPGSSADVLFYSTFQKMKLSNNVIQPSTSDLDNTIATIHNDAREARECYNNSLKRPNRNTKAQVHNIGNMNDQHMLADLDPRAGTLEIKGQPQQKT; from the exons ATGCGCTTCACAAAGATAGCCATAAGTATACCTAACCTCCACCCCGAGGTGGAACTACACGCCATAAAAAGCGGATTACGACCAGGAAAATTCCAGGAAACTATTGCTATGGCCAAACCAAAAACTATGGCCGAGTTCCGTGAAAAAGCTAAAGGACAGATCAACATTGAAGAACTCCGACAAGCTCGGAAAGTAGAAAAGCCTCACTATAGAGACGATGACAAAACACGAGACAGTAAGAAGAATTTCAAACCAATTCCACGATATGAGACCTACACCAAATTCAACACCAAGCGCGATGATATCATCAAGGAAATATTGAATTCGAAATTAATCAAGCCACCAAGAAAAGCTGGCAGTTACCCATATTCAAAAGGCACTGACCGATCAAAATACTGCTCCTTCCACCAGAAGCACAGACACAATACTGACGACTGCATCATCGCCAAAGACCTACTGGAGCGACTAGCTCGGCAGGGTCACCTAGACAAATACATTAGCGGCCACATGCAGTGGCGAGCACCTCCTTTAGGAGACCCAAGCTCGGTTACACAACATGGCCGAGATAGAGACCGACCGAACAATAGCCATCCTGAACTACCAACACGTACAATTAACTGTATTTCCGGAGGTTTTGCAGGAGGAGGAGCCACAAGCTCGGCAAGAAAAAGATCTTACCGAGCTATACTTTCCATCAACGCCGATCAAAGTCAACAGCAGCTGCTGCCGACATCTCCACAGATAACATTCCAGAAAGCCGATCATGACAACAGCGTAGCAAATCTGGACGATCCCGTCATAATCTCCCTACAGCTCGGAGATCTCCTAGTTAAAAAGGTGTTGCTCGAACCAGGCAGCAGTGCCGACGTTCTCTTTTACTCAACATTCCAGAAAATGAAACTGAGCAATAACGTCATCCAACCTTCCACTAGTGACTTG GACAACACAATTGCAACCATTCACAATGATGCCCGAGAAGCCAGAGAATGCTACAACAATAGTCTCAAAAGACCTAACCGTAACACAAAAGCCCAGGTTCACAATATCGGCAACATGAATGACCAACACATGCTGGCCGACCTTGATCCCAGAGCGGGAACACTAGAAATTAAAGGCCAACCCCAACAGAAGACCTAG